Proteins encoded within one genomic window of Brassica rapa cultivar Chiifu-401-42 chromosome A09, CAAS_Brap_v3.01, whole genome shotgun sequence:
- the LOC103837876 gene encoding KH domain-containing protein HEN4 codes for MNNRRGTTTTATTTTASNPNRRLQRRQVIHVLPDETAFRVVCHASVIGGIIGSNGRVVSNLRRETGAKIHCESPSHGSDHWVVFIVGSTAVDKSFLLTDRVGDYSSGGEREGWVTCEVSAAQAALVRVLERSWVVLAEKDSGGVVAEEEGKEAYCGMLADRSQIGAVLGLGGKNVEWMRRNSGAMIRVLPPPSCGANSDELIQITGDVLAVKKALVMVSTFLQNSPPLNGYPPPLCSKPYDTNGNSEDPHSEFFPNLRSSSSLPNNASAAAAASTSHSPSSRYEEGSSFQGSKDTDKKVVFKMICTSLAAGGIIGKQGTIIRALQNETGASISIGAPLKASGERVVTISARESLESRFSQAQKALVRVFTRSVEIDVGKGLFPGALVKAKLVVPSQFANDLIGNKEANVDVHISVGGQILDCISENEMVIEIMGEYRNVEKALSHVSSKLRENLLPRKDLEVMRARVVNPYENGGANYNLQPPQQVRGDSLSVSDGEQDVKMVRNGTEVMKSIGDLRHTEAVNEEVNGSTPPSLLENDLTQGMKQLQLSGNGDISFLPPRSKGVSLRNVTLELAVEKDALAALYGRDGAGLDNLQQISGARVDVKDAPTEEGETMVLLSGNPEQTRTAMSLIVSILADH; via the exons ATGAATAACCGCCGcggaacaacaacaacagcaacaacaaccaCCGCATCAAATCCAAATCGACGATTACAGCGACGGCAGGTGATCCACGTGCTACCCGACGAGACGGCCTTTCGAGTCGTCTGCCACGCGTCGGTCATCGGCGGCATAATCGGATCAAACGGCCGCGTCGTCTCCAACCTCCGCCGCGAAACCGGCGCCAAAATCCACTGCGAGTCTCCGTCCCACGGCTCCGACCACTGGGTCGTGTTCATCGTGGGCTCGACCGCCGTCGACAAAAGCTTCCTGCTGACGGACAGAGTCGGAGACTACTCCTCCGGCGGCGAGCGCGAGGGCTGGGTTACCTGCGAGGTCTCCGCCGCGCAGGCGGCGCTGGTTAGGGTTTTGGAGAGGTCGTGGGTGGTTCTGGCGGAGAAGGATAGCGGCGGAGTGGTGGCGGAGGAGGAGGGTAAAGAAGCTTATTGTGGGATGCTGGCTGATCGGAGTCAGATTGGAGCTGTGTTGGGGTTGGGTGGGAAGAATGTGGAGTGGATGAGGAGAAACTCCGGCGCCATGATTAGGGTTTTGCCTCCTCCGAGCTGTGGTGCTAACAGTGATGAACTGATTCAG ATTACAGGCGATGTCTTAGCTGTAAAGAAGGCACTGGTGATGGTATCAACCTTTCTTCAAAACTCTCCACCTCTCAACGGCTATCCACCGCCACTTTGCAGCAAACCTTATGATACCAACGGAAACTCAGAGGATCCGCATTCTGAGTTTTTCCCGAACCTccgttcttcttcttcgttgccTAACAACGCTTCAGCAGCAGCAGCTGCATCTACTAGTCATTCACCATCGTCACGATATGAAGAAGGAAGCAGTTTTCAGGGTTCTAAAGATACGGATAAGAAGGTTGTGTTCAAAATGATCTGCACGAGTCTTGCAGCTGGGGGCATAATTGGGAAACAAGGAACTATCATCAGAGCTCTGCAGAACGAAACGGGTGCTTCTATCTCGATTGGAGCTCCGCTGAAAGCATCCGGTGAACGAGTTGTTACCATCTCTGCACGTGAG AGCCTCGAGTCACGGTTCTCTCAGGCACAAAAAGCTCTGGTTCGTGTCTTTACAAGATCGGTTGAGATTGATGTTGGGAAAGGTCTGTTTCCTGGTGCTTTAGTGAAAGCCAAGCTAGTGGTGCCGTCACAGTTTGCTAATGACTTGATTGGAAACAAAGAAGCAAATGTTGATGTGCACATCTCTGTAGGCGGCCAGATTCTGGACTGTATCTCAGAAAATGAAATGGTGATAGAG attatgGGAGAGTATAGGAATGTAGAGAAGGCGTTGTCACATGTTTCTTCTAAATTAAGGGAGAATCTATTGCCAAGGAAGGACTTGGAAGTAATGAGAGCTAGAGTTGTTAATCCGTATGAAAATGGAGGAGCAAATTACAATCTGCAACCACCACAGCAAGTAAGAGGCGATTCTCTCTCGGTATCAGACGGTGAACAAGACGTGAAGATGGTGAGAAACGGTACAGAAGTAATGAAATCGATCGGTGACTTGAGGCACACAGAGGCAGTTAATGAAGAAGTCAACGGCTCTACACCACCAAGCTTGCTGGAGAATGACTTGACACAGGGGATGAAACAGCTTCAACTTTCTGGCAACGGAGACATCTCTTTTCTACCACCACG AAGTAAAGGTGTATCTTTGAGAAACGttaccttggagctagctgttGAGAAGGATGCTCTTGCTGCACTCTACGGAAGAGATGGAGCCGGTCTTGATAATCTACAACAG ATTTCAGGAGCTAGAGTGGATGTGAAGGATGCTCCTACAGAAGAAGGTGAAACAATGGTCTTACTCTCTGGGAATCCTGAGCAAACCCGTACAGCCATGTCTTTGATCGTTTCAATCCTTGCTGATCATTGA
- the LOC103837875 gene encoding kinesin-like protein KIN-14R isoform X2: MEDVQINAATSSSDSPPEIPDPQFVSDTTEKSKLGDTPMDERDDSMVCDPNSRLVLTGFTEANHSDDTIMFINAGGADSKVLDSEMSILGDTCFEGGGVLRTDESIVEAGDFPFIYQSARVGNFSYQLNNLLPGEYFVDFHFAEIVNTNGPKGIRVFNVYVQDDKVLSEFDIFSVVGANRPLLLVDLRVVVVDDGLIKVRFEGINGSPVVCGICLRKAPQVSVVRTSQDCIKCQNCATEIEISPARKRLMRAKAHEKYEKKIEELSERYQHKSNECHEAWMSLTSANEQLEKVMMELDNKMYEARSLDQTVETQADCLNSITSKYENDKRHWTAAIASLQEKIEIMKREQSQLSQEAHECVGSIPELYKMVDGVQALVSQCEDLKLKYSEEQAKRKELYNHIQETKGNIRVFCRCRPLNKEETSTRCATAVDFDGAKDGELGVVTGNHSKKSFKFDRVYTPKDGQVDVFADASPMVVSVLDGYNVCIFAYGQTGTGKTFTMEGTPQNRGVNYRTVEQLFEIANERRETISYNISVSVLEVYNEQIRDLLATSPASKKLEIKQSFDGSHHVPGLVEAKVENINEVWNVLQAGSNARAVGSNNVNEHSSRSHCMLSIMVKAKNLMNGDCTKSTLWLVDLAGSERLAKTDVQGERLKEAQNINRSLSALGDVIYALATKSSHIPYRNSKLTHLLQDSLGGDSKTLMFVQISPSEHDVSETLSSLNFATRVRGVELGPARKQVDTGEIQKMKAMVEKARHESRSKEELIKKLEENIQNLEGKNKGRDHSYRSLQEKNKELESQLESLHNQSEKQNAQLQEKLKSRDETCTNLQQKVKELECKLRERHQSDSAAYQQKVKDLETKLKDSEGNSLVLQQKAKDYENKLKDSESNALVWQHKIKELERKQKDEQTQEAVLLRQKIKELEVRLKEQELHVQQMAATREFPDVASATPNEVKTCFKEDNFGNENAESNNNNNNILRTSNRLKASAARRNDSLNLNEATRKKRVSRSGETENNGGDEPQMKEKRIRKSDPPKVVARLTRPTRPVSSSNQVPVAQKRVVSREQQQAVVGKERDPKKRMWTR; the protein is encoded by the exons ATGGAGGATGTTCAGATCAACGCAGCGACCTCCTCATCCGATTCACCACCGGAGATTCCCGATCCCCAATTCGTTAGCGACACAACTGAGAAATCAAAGCTCGGCGACACACCCATGGACGAGCGCGACGATTCCATGGTCTGCGATCCCAATTCAAGACTCGTTCTCACCGGTTTCACAGAAGCTAATCACTCAG ATGATACCATTATGTTCATAAACGCTGGAGGAGCTGATTCGAAGGTGCTGGATTCCGAGATGAGTATCCTCGGAGATACCTGTTTCGAAGGAGGAGGTGTGTTGAGAACAGATGAGTCTATAGTCGAAGCGGGGGACTTCCCGTTCATCTACCAGTCAGCTCGTGTGGGGAACTTTAGCTACCAACTAAACAATCTTCTTCCTGGGGAGTACTTTGTGGATTTTCATTTCGCGGAGATTGTTAACACTAATGGACCTAAAGGGATTAGAGTGTTTAATGTCTATGTTCAAGATGACAAG GTCTTATCTGAATTCGATATCTTCTCGGTGGTTGGCGCAAACAGGCCTCTTCTGTTGGTTGACTTAAGGGTTGTGGTAGTGGATGATGGTTTGATAAAGGTTAGGTTCGAAGGAATCAATGGAAGTCCAGTTGTTTGTGGGATTTGTCTCAGGAAAGCACCACAGGTTTCAG TTGTAAGGACATCACAAGATTGTATTAAGTGTCAGAACTGTGCTACCGAAATAGAGATTTCTCCCGCTCGG AAGAGGCTTATGCGAGCAAAGGCTCATGAGAAGTATGAGAAGAAGATTGAAGAGCTTTCTGAACGATACCAACATAAGTCAAATGAGTGCCACGAAGCATGGATGTCACTGACCTCTGCCAATGAGCAACTAGAGAAAGTGATGATGGAACTTGACAATAAGATGTATGAGGCACGCTCTCTAG ACCAAACTGTGGAGACGCAAGCAGATTGTTTGAACAGCATCACTAGCAAGTATGAGAATGACAAGAGACATTGGACCGCTGCAATTGCTAGTCTACAGGAGAAAATAGAG ATAATGAAAAGGGAACAATCTCAGCTATCCCAGGAAGCACACGAATGTGTGGGATCAATTCCTGAATTGTACAAAATGGTTGATGGAGTTCAGGCACTTG tttcacaGTGTGAGGATCTCAAGCTGAAGTACAGCGAAGAGCAAGCAAAGCGAAAGGAGCTATATAACCATATACAAGAGACTAAAG GCAATATTAGGGTCTTTTGTCGTTGCCGCCCTTTGAATAAAGAGGAAACATCAACGAGGTGTGCCACAGCTGTTGACTTTGATGGAGCAAAAGATGGAGAGCTTGGTGTTGTTACAGGAAATCATTCCAAGAAGAGTTTCAAGTTTGACAGAGTTTATACACCAAAAGATGGTCAAG TTGATGTCTTTGCAGATGCTTCTCCAATGGTTGTTTCGGTGCTAGACGGCTACAATGTGTGTATCTTTGCATACGGGCAAACAGGAACAGGGAAGACGTTTACAATGGAAGGTACCCCACAGAACAGGGGTGTCAACTATAGAACCGTTGAGCAGTTGTTTGAAATTGCTAACGAAAGGCGAGAGAcaatttcatataatatttctGTTAGTGTCCTTGAGGTCTACAACGAACAGATAAGAGACTTATTGGCAACATCACCAGCTTCAAAGAA GTTGGAGATCAAACAATCATTTGATGGATCCCATCATGTTCCTGGGTTAGTTGAAGCAAAAGTGGAAAATATAAATGAAGTGTGGAATGTGCTTCAAGCTGGGAGCAATGCAAGAGCTGTTGGATCCAACAATGTGAATGAACATAGTAGCCGCTCGCACTG CATGCTCTCTATAATGGTGAAAGCGAAGAACCTGATGAATGGTGACTGCACAAAAAGCACGCTTTGGCTTGTTGATTTAGCAGGAAGTGAGAGGTTGGCAAAGACTGACGTGCAAGGTGAGCGTCTGAAGGAAGCACAGAACATCAATAGATCGCTATCAGCTCTTGGGGATGTGATTTATGCATTGGCTACAAAGAGCAGTCACATTCCATACCG AAACTCGAAATTAACTCACTTACTACAAGATTCATTGG GAGGTGACTCCAAGACGCTGATGTTTGTGCAAATCAGTCCTTCTGAGCACGATGTGAGTGAGACTTTAAGTTCACTAAACTTTGCAACGCGTGTGAGAGGAGTTGAGTTGGGTCCTGCGAGGAAGCAAGTTGATACCGGTGAGATTCAGAAGATGAAAGCAATG GTGGAGAAAGCAAGACATGAAAGCCGATCTAAAGAGGAATTGATAAAGAAGCTGGAAGAGAACATACAGAACCTGGAAGGTAAGAATAAAGGAAGAGACCATTCATACCGAAGTCTCCAGGAAAAGAACAAAGAGCTTGAAAGCCAGCTTGAGTCACTGCATAACCAATCGGAAAAGCAAAACGCACAGCTTCaagaaaaactaaaaagcaGAGATGAGACTTGTACCAATCTCCAGCAGAAG GTCAAGGAGCTAGAGTGTAAGCTTCGGGAGAGACACCAATCAGACTCTGCAGCTTACCAACAGAAG GTTAAGGATCTTGAGACTAAGTTGAAAGACTCTGAAGGAAACTCCCTTGTGTTGCAACAGAAGGCTAAGGATTATGAGAATAAGTTGAAAGATTCTGAAAGCAACGCTCTTGTATGGCAACATAAG ATTAAAGAGTTggagagaaaacaaaaagacgAGCAAACTCAAGAAGCAGTTTTACTACGACAGAAG ATTAAAGAGCTTGAAGTGAGGCTAAAGGAGCAAGAGCTGCACGTACAGCAAATGGCAGCAACGAGAGAGTTCCCTGATGTTGCGAGTGCTACTCCTAACGAAGTGAAGACTTGTTTCAAAGAAGATAACTTCGGCAATGAGAATGCGGAAtccaacaacaataacaacaacatcTTGAGAACATCAAACCGGCTCAAGGCTAGTGCTGCTCGAAGAAACGATTCTTTGAACCTCAATGAAGCGACTAGAAAGAAGAGGGTCTCGAGAAGCGGTGAAACAGAGAACAACGGTGGTGATGAACCTCAGATGAAGGAGAAACGGATCAGGAAATCAGACCCACCAAAAGTTGTTGCCAGATTAACCAGACCAACGAGACCAGTGAGTTCGTCGAACCAAGTCCCTGTGGCTCAGAAGAGAGTTGTTAGCAGAGAACAACAACAAGCTGTGGTTGGGAAAGAGAGAGACCCCAAGAAGAGGATGTGGACAAGATAA
- the LOC103837875 gene encoding kinesin-like protein KIN-14R isoform X1: protein MEDVQINAATSSSDSPPEIPDPQFVSDTTEKSKLGDTPMDERDDSMVCDPNSRLVLTGFTEANHSADDTIMFINAGGADSKVLDSEMSILGDTCFEGGGVLRTDESIVEAGDFPFIYQSARVGNFSYQLNNLLPGEYFVDFHFAEIVNTNGPKGIRVFNVYVQDDKVLSEFDIFSVVGANRPLLLVDLRVVVVDDGLIKVRFEGINGSPVVCGICLRKAPQVSVVRTSQDCIKCQNCATEIEISPARKRLMRAKAHEKYEKKIEELSERYQHKSNECHEAWMSLTSANEQLEKVMMELDNKMYEARSLDQTVETQADCLNSITSKYENDKRHWTAAIASLQEKIEIMKREQSQLSQEAHECVGSIPELYKMVDGVQALVSQCEDLKLKYSEEQAKRKELYNHIQETKGNIRVFCRCRPLNKEETSTRCATAVDFDGAKDGELGVVTGNHSKKSFKFDRVYTPKDGQVDVFADASPMVVSVLDGYNVCIFAYGQTGTGKTFTMEGTPQNRGVNYRTVEQLFEIANERRETISYNISVSVLEVYNEQIRDLLATSPASKKLEIKQSFDGSHHVPGLVEAKVENINEVWNVLQAGSNARAVGSNNVNEHSSRSHCMLSIMVKAKNLMNGDCTKSTLWLVDLAGSERLAKTDVQGERLKEAQNINRSLSALGDVIYALATKSSHIPYRNSKLTHLLQDSLGGDSKTLMFVQISPSEHDVSETLSSLNFATRVRGVELGPARKQVDTGEIQKMKAMVEKARHESRSKEELIKKLEENIQNLEGKNKGRDHSYRSLQEKNKELESQLESLHNQSEKQNAQLQEKLKSRDETCTNLQQKVKELECKLRERHQSDSAAYQQKVKDLETKLKDSEGNSLVLQQKAKDYENKLKDSESNALVWQHKIKELERKQKDEQTQEAVLLRQKIKELEVRLKEQELHVQQMAATREFPDVASATPNEVKTCFKEDNFGNENAESNNNNNNILRTSNRLKASAARRNDSLNLNEATRKKRVSRSGETENNGGDEPQMKEKRIRKSDPPKVVARLTRPTRPVSSSNQVPVAQKRVVSREQQQAVVGKERDPKKRMWTR, encoded by the exons ATGGAGGATGTTCAGATCAACGCAGCGACCTCCTCATCCGATTCACCACCGGAGATTCCCGATCCCCAATTCGTTAGCGACACAACTGAGAAATCAAAGCTCGGCGACACACCCATGGACGAGCGCGACGATTCCATGGTCTGCGATCCCAATTCAAGACTCGTTCTCACCGGTTTCACAGAAGCTAATCACTCAG CAGATGATACCATTATGTTCATAAACGCTGGAGGAGCTGATTCGAAGGTGCTGGATTCCGAGATGAGTATCCTCGGAGATACCTGTTTCGAAGGAGGAGGTGTGTTGAGAACAGATGAGTCTATAGTCGAAGCGGGGGACTTCCCGTTCATCTACCAGTCAGCTCGTGTGGGGAACTTTAGCTACCAACTAAACAATCTTCTTCCTGGGGAGTACTTTGTGGATTTTCATTTCGCGGAGATTGTTAACACTAATGGACCTAAAGGGATTAGAGTGTTTAATGTCTATGTTCAAGATGACAAG GTCTTATCTGAATTCGATATCTTCTCGGTGGTTGGCGCAAACAGGCCTCTTCTGTTGGTTGACTTAAGGGTTGTGGTAGTGGATGATGGTTTGATAAAGGTTAGGTTCGAAGGAATCAATGGAAGTCCAGTTGTTTGTGGGATTTGTCTCAGGAAAGCACCACAGGTTTCAG TTGTAAGGACATCACAAGATTGTATTAAGTGTCAGAACTGTGCTACCGAAATAGAGATTTCTCCCGCTCGG AAGAGGCTTATGCGAGCAAAGGCTCATGAGAAGTATGAGAAGAAGATTGAAGAGCTTTCTGAACGATACCAACATAAGTCAAATGAGTGCCACGAAGCATGGATGTCACTGACCTCTGCCAATGAGCAACTAGAGAAAGTGATGATGGAACTTGACAATAAGATGTATGAGGCACGCTCTCTAG ACCAAACTGTGGAGACGCAAGCAGATTGTTTGAACAGCATCACTAGCAAGTATGAGAATGACAAGAGACATTGGACCGCTGCAATTGCTAGTCTACAGGAGAAAATAGAG ATAATGAAAAGGGAACAATCTCAGCTATCCCAGGAAGCACACGAATGTGTGGGATCAATTCCTGAATTGTACAAAATGGTTGATGGAGTTCAGGCACTTG tttcacaGTGTGAGGATCTCAAGCTGAAGTACAGCGAAGAGCAAGCAAAGCGAAAGGAGCTATATAACCATATACAAGAGACTAAAG GCAATATTAGGGTCTTTTGTCGTTGCCGCCCTTTGAATAAAGAGGAAACATCAACGAGGTGTGCCACAGCTGTTGACTTTGATGGAGCAAAAGATGGAGAGCTTGGTGTTGTTACAGGAAATCATTCCAAGAAGAGTTTCAAGTTTGACAGAGTTTATACACCAAAAGATGGTCAAG TTGATGTCTTTGCAGATGCTTCTCCAATGGTTGTTTCGGTGCTAGACGGCTACAATGTGTGTATCTTTGCATACGGGCAAACAGGAACAGGGAAGACGTTTACAATGGAAGGTACCCCACAGAACAGGGGTGTCAACTATAGAACCGTTGAGCAGTTGTTTGAAATTGCTAACGAAAGGCGAGAGAcaatttcatataatatttctGTTAGTGTCCTTGAGGTCTACAACGAACAGATAAGAGACTTATTGGCAACATCACCAGCTTCAAAGAA GTTGGAGATCAAACAATCATTTGATGGATCCCATCATGTTCCTGGGTTAGTTGAAGCAAAAGTGGAAAATATAAATGAAGTGTGGAATGTGCTTCAAGCTGGGAGCAATGCAAGAGCTGTTGGATCCAACAATGTGAATGAACATAGTAGCCGCTCGCACTG CATGCTCTCTATAATGGTGAAAGCGAAGAACCTGATGAATGGTGACTGCACAAAAAGCACGCTTTGGCTTGTTGATTTAGCAGGAAGTGAGAGGTTGGCAAAGACTGACGTGCAAGGTGAGCGTCTGAAGGAAGCACAGAACATCAATAGATCGCTATCAGCTCTTGGGGATGTGATTTATGCATTGGCTACAAAGAGCAGTCACATTCCATACCG AAACTCGAAATTAACTCACTTACTACAAGATTCATTGG GAGGTGACTCCAAGACGCTGATGTTTGTGCAAATCAGTCCTTCTGAGCACGATGTGAGTGAGACTTTAAGTTCACTAAACTTTGCAACGCGTGTGAGAGGAGTTGAGTTGGGTCCTGCGAGGAAGCAAGTTGATACCGGTGAGATTCAGAAGATGAAAGCAATG GTGGAGAAAGCAAGACATGAAAGCCGATCTAAAGAGGAATTGATAAAGAAGCTGGAAGAGAACATACAGAACCTGGAAGGTAAGAATAAAGGAAGAGACCATTCATACCGAAGTCTCCAGGAAAAGAACAAAGAGCTTGAAAGCCAGCTTGAGTCACTGCATAACCAATCGGAAAAGCAAAACGCACAGCTTCaagaaaaactaaaaagcaGAGATGAGACTTGTACCAATCTCCAGCAGAAG GTCAAGGAGCTAGAGTGTAAGCTTCGGGAGAGACACCAATCAGACTCTGCAGCTTACCAACAGAAG GTTAAGGATCTTGAGACTAAGTTGAAAGACTCTGAAGGAAACTCCCTTGTGTTGCAACAGAAGGCTAAGGATTATGAGAATAAGTTGAAAGATTCTGAAAGCAACGCTCTTGTATGGCAACATAAG ATTAAAGAGTTggagagaaaacaaaaagacgAGCAAACTCAAGAAGCAGTTTTACTACGACAGAAG ATTAAAGAGCTTGAAGTGAGGCTAAAGGAGCAAGAGCTGCACGTACAGCAAATGGCAGCAACGAGAGAGTTCCCTGATGTTGCGAGTGCTACTCCTAACGAAGTGAAGACTTGTTTCAAAGAAGATAACTTCGGCAATGAGAATGCGGAAtccaacaacaataacaacaacatcTTGAGAACATCAAACCGGCTCAAGGCTAGTGCTGCTCGAAGAAACGATTCTTTGAACCTCAATGAAGCGACTAGAAAGAAGAGGGTCTCGAGAAGCGGTGAAACAGAGAACAACGGTGGTGATGAACCTCAGATGAAGGAGAAACGGATCAGGAAATCAGACCCACCAAAAGTTGTTGCCAGATTAACCAGACCAACGAGACCAGTGAGTTCGTCGAACCAAGTCCCTGTGGCTCAGAAGAGAGTTGTTAGCAGAGAACAACAACAAGCTGTGGTTGGGAAAGAGAGAGACCCCAAGAAGAGGATGTGGACAAGATAA
- the LOC103837873 gene encoding probable rhamnogalacturonate lyase B, protein MKLGAPRKKSGWVMLQVLLLHLLVQSVHSQNSRNKLNITNPGQSIPGLAVQLRRVSNEKVVVDNGIIQVTFSSPQGLITGIKYNGIDNVLDDEIDDRGYWDIVWYEPEKALEIDKLEGTKFEIITQNEEQVEISFTRTWTISKRGSLVPLNVDKRYIIRTGVSGIYMYGILERLEGWPDVDMDQIRIVFKLNPKKFDFMAISDDRQRSMPSMADRDNAKILAYKEAVLLTNPKNPMFKGEVDDKYMYSMEDKDNNVHGWISSDPPVGFWMITPSDEFRLGGPIKQDLTSHAGPITLSMFTSTHYAGKEMRMDYRNGEPWKKVFGPVLAYLNSVSPKDSTLRLWKDAKRQMAVEVRSWPYDFVNSEDYPLSHQRGTIEGQFYIKDRYVSRLNIYGKFAFVGLAPCGEAGSWQTESKGYQFWTKADRKGRFIIDNVRAGNYSLYAWGYGFIGDYKYEQNITITPGSQMNVGPLVYEPPRNGPTLWEIGVPDRTAGEFYIPDPYPTLMNKLYVNPLQDRFRQYGLWDRYADLYPQNDLVYTVGVSDYKRDWFFAHVTRNVGNNTYDSTTWQIIFNLENVNRVGLYTLRIALASAADSELQVRVNNPKSDHIFTTGLIGKDNAIARHGIHGLYRLYSINVAGDLLSVGDNTIYLTQSRSVGPFQGVMYDYIRLESPFTT, encoded by the exons ATGAAACTCGGAGCTCCGAGAAAGAAGTCGGGTTGGGTTATGCTCCAAGTTCTTCTTCTGCATCTCCTTGTTCAAAGTGTTCATTCTCAGAACTCACG AAACAAACTAAACATCACAAATCCTGGACAAAGTATACCAGGCTTAGCAGTTCAGCTAAGGAGAGTTAGTAATGAGAAG GTGGTAGTTGATAATGGTATTATTCAAGTTACTTTCTCGAGCCCACAAGGTTTGATAACTGGAATCAAATATAATGGCATCGATAACGTGTTGGACGACGAAATTGACGATCGTgg GTATTGGGACATAGTATGGTATGAACCGGAAAAGGCATTGGAAATTGACAA ACTAGAAGGAACTAAATTCGAAATCATAACTCAGAACGAAGAACAAGTTGAAATTTCATTTACAAGGACGTGGACAATCTCGAAACGTGGCTCCTTGGTCCCCCTTAACGTAGATAAAag GTACATTATTCGAACTGGTGTCTCCGGAATATACATGTACGGTATATTAGAGAGGTTAGAAGGTTGGCCCGACGTGGACATGGACCAGATTAGGATCGTCTTCAAGCTCAACCCCAAAAA ATTTGATTTCATGGCGATATCTGATGACCGGCAGAGAAGCATGCCATCCATGGCTGATCGAGACAATGCTAAGATATTAGCTTACAAAGAAGCTGTTCTCTTGACAAACCCGAAGAACCCTATGTTTAAAGGAGAG GTGGACGATAAGTATATGTACTCAATGGAAGACAAAGACAACAACGTTCATGGTTGGATCTCGTCGGACCCACCGGTTGGGTTTTGGATGATAACTCCAAGCGATGAGTTCCGACTTGGTGGGCCCATCAAGCAAGACCTCACCTCTCACGCCGGACCCATCACCCTGTCC ATGTTTACGAGCACTCATTACGCGGGGAAAGAGATGAGAATGGATTATAGAAATGGAGAGCCATGGAAGAAGGTTTTTGGACCTGTCTTGGCTTATCTCAACTCTGTCTCTCCCAAAGATTCCACTCTTCGTCTCTGGAAAGATGCTAAACGACAG ATGGCTGTAGAAGTTAGAAGCTGGCCTTATGATTTTGTAAATTCAGAAGACTATCCCCTTTCTCATCAGAGAGGAACGATAGAAGGTCAATTCTATATCAAAGACCG ATACGTGTCAAGACTAAATATATATGGGAAATTTGCTTTTGTTGGTTTGGCACCATGTGGTGAAGCCGGTTCATGGCAAACCGAATCAAAg GGGTATCAGTTTTGGACGAAAGCTGACAGAAAAGGAAGATTCATAATAGATAATGTGAGGGCAGGCAATTATAGTCTCTACGCATGGGGTTATGGTTTTATCGGTGACTATAAATATGAACAAAACATTACCATCACGCCAG GTAGCCAGATGAATGTAGGGCCTCTAGTGTATGAGCCACCTAGAAACGGTCCAACGTTGTGGGAAATAGGTGTACCGGACCGAACAGCCGGAGAGTTCTATATACCGGATCCTTACCCTACACTTATGAATAAGCTTTATGTTAACCCACTTCAAGATAG ATTCAGACAATATGGATTGTGGGATCGTTACGCAGATTTATACCCTCAAAACGATCTTGTCTACACAGTCGGTGTTAGTGATTATAAAAGAGATTGGTTCTTTGCACATGTCACCAG aaaTGTTGGAAATAATACATACGATTCAACGACATGGCAAATCATATTTAACCTGGAAAACGTGAACCGGGTCGGTCTCTACACGCTCAGAATAGCTCTAGCCTCAGCCGCTGATTCCGAGTTACAAGTTCGGGTCAACAATCCGAAGTCCGATCATATTTTCACGACCGGTTTAATCGGAAAAGACAATGCCATTGCAAGACATGGGATTCATGGGTTATATAGATTGTATAGTATCAACGTTGCTGGAGATTTACTAAGTGTTGGTGATAATACCATATATTTAACTCAATCGAGAAGTGTAGGACCGTTTCAAGGTGTTATGTATGATTATATTCGTCTTGAAAGTCCTTTTACAACTTGA